The Verrucomicrobiia bacterium genome segment AACGATGTTGTTTCGTCGCGCGCGAGTCTGCCACGGTAGGCCGATTGTCTGCGTTACAATCGTGAAACAACCGGCGCATTGCTTCGCGTTGCTCTTACAAATGCGCGGTCCGGCGCAAGCTCACCGCGCGCGTGGTTCTTTCTGGGCAGCCGCGCATTTTTTTGCGGCACCAAACCGGGTGGCGTCGCACAACCGATTTGCGTGACCTTTCAGCGACGATGTCCGGTGGAACGGCGACGGCGGCCGCGATGGTCCCGCAAATGGTTCATCGCCAAGCGATTCGTCGCCCGCCGCGCAGTTCCTAAAACAGAACCCGCGTGTCCGCAGGCATGAAGTGATTTTCCGGACAGAACCCTAGAGTGAGCGCGGGTCAACTCATTGCTTTGGGGAGATCACGCGACACACAAGCAACAGAAATCAACAACCATGAAATTACTTACCAAACCAGCGGTATGGGCGGCTGGAGTCAGCCTGATCGCAGCCGGTGCGCAGGCGTTCACGGCCAATGACATTTATCTCGGCTTCAGCCAATCGGGCGCGGCGGGCGATTATCTCATCGATCTCGGGCAGGTCAGCGCCATTGGCGTGGGCGGTTCGACCGTGGTGGATCTGAGCAGTTCCGTTTCACTCAGCCAGTTCAACTCCACGTTCGTCAGCGGTCCCAACGGCGTCAGCGTGGGCGCGGTGGGTGGCGAGAGCGCGTTTCCCTCCAGTTACAGCATCTTCGCCACCACGCTGCGCATCACGGGCCCGGGCAACCCGGCCGTGGCCGGCTCCGATCTGAGCAGCGCCAGTCACAGTCAATCGGTCATCTCCAGCGCGGTGTCCGACCTCACCCAGGTGGCCTTTCCGACGGCGGGCAACGGGACGGTGGATGCGGGTAAAACGTGGGCCAGCCACGTGTTGACCCTGGGACCGGGCTCGTTTTATGGCGATTCGGGGATCAATCCCAGCTCAACGATGGACGCTTCGGGCGTCGTTTATCAGGACTTGTGGGGGGCCACTCCTTCCGGCGCCTACACCTATCTGGGTTACTTCTCGCTCGATCTCGGCGGCTCAGAGGCCAGCCTGACGTTTACCCCCACGGCGGCGCCGGTTCCGGAGCCGAGCGGCATGGCGCTTTTCGGCCTCGGCGCGGTGGTCTGCCTCTTCACGCTCCGCAACCACAATCACAACCGGCGCCGCGGCGATTACGTGTGAACCCGATTCACGAAAACCAGTAACAGCAACCAAAAAGAAACAGCAACCAGAACATGAACATGAAATCAGCAACCACGGCCGCCCTCATCGCCTTGGGCCTCATCTCCCAGGCCAGTGCCGACAACGTTGTTTACCTCACCGGATCAACGGCGTTCCGTTCCACCGTTTACAACGTGCTGGCCGGCACGAATGTGTTTGACGTGGCGCCCACGTATGTCAGCCGCAAAGGCTCGGGCAGTTCGGCCAGCTACATGCTGTTCCACGGCGACATCAACGGCACGCCCACCTACATCAACTGCGTGTGGAGCGGTTCCGAAGCCGGCATCGCCTCCGTCGCAAACGTGACGATCGACAACGACGGCAATCCGCTGCCGGGCTCGC includes the following:
- a CDS encoding PEP-CTERM sorting domain-containing protein; its protein translation is MKLLTKPAVWAAGVSLIAAGAQAFTANDIYLGFSQSGAAGDYLIDLGQVSAIGVGGSTVVDLSSSVSLSQFNSTFVSGPNGVSVGAVGGESAFPSSYSIFATTLRITGPGNPAVAGSDLSSASHSQSVISSAVSDLTQVAFPTAGNGTVDAGKTWASHVLTLGPGSFYGDSGINPSSTMDASGVVYQDLWGATPSGAYTYLGYFSLDLGGSEASLTFTPTAAPVPEPSGMALFGLGAVVCLFTLRNHNHNRRRGDYV